Proteins encoded in a region of the Uloborus diversus isolate 005 chromosome 1, Udiv.v.3.1, whole genome shotgun sequence genome:
- the LOC129222717 gene encoding trafficking protein particle complex subunit 6B-like, giving the protein MADEVLFDLLHLELVSTFAASAEECKDFDVSKLETVGFCTGYRLVERLTKESSRFKDELDIMKFICKDFWSSVFKKEINNLRTNNQGVYVLHDNAFRFLTKVTNSNQYLNATPKYLAFTCGLVRGALMNFGITSVVTADVSSPPTCKFQVVAQRL; this is encoded by the coding sequence ATGGCTGATGAAGTGTTATTTGATCTGCTGCACTTGGAACTCGTCTCTACTTTTGCAGCATCAGCGGAAGAATGCAAAGACTTCGATGTCTCGAAATTAGAAACTGTGGGATTTTGCACTGGTTACCGTTTGGTTGAAAGGCTAACTAAAGAAAGTTCTAGGTTTAAAGATGAATTAGATATAATGAAGTTCATATGTAAAGATTTCTGGTCCAGTGtctttaaaaaggaaattaataatCTTCGCACGAATAATCAAGGAGTATATGTACTTCATGATAATGCCTTTAGATTTTTAACAAAAGTTACAAATAGCAATCAATATTTAAATGCCACACCAAAATATTTGGCTTTTACCTGTGGACTTGTTCGTGGAGCGTTGATGAACTTTGGAATAACATCGGTTGTAACAGCTGATGTTTCATCTCCTCCAACATGTAAATTTCAAGTTGTCGCTCAACGTTTATAG
- the LOC129222707 gene encoding polypeptide N-acetylgalactosaminyltransferase 11-like has product MVSVRYQSFFLGIILTSVTWIIILYLHSKVMDNKIISENSAENFAKWKLRPRLNNMHRIAQVDVPFVESKELRLQNNFVVKKYFPNKESNMIDGEDFDYSSFISKSTSKHMDGNDQSAMKVLNSSDLVHLGMIKSPEDQRIKDEGYKKHAFNLLISDRIGYRRLIPYTAHALCKKQMYSRDLPKASIVICFYNEAWSTLLRLIYSVLERTPEHLLHEIILIDDCSDDETFREKLKLYLRDHAGGEKVKLLRIQRRAGLMRARVFGAQHASGEVLVFLDSHCEVNEVWLEPLLERIKQNQTTVVCPIIDIINADTFEYVSSPIVRGGFNWGLHFKWDSVQPNQLRSKEDFVKPIESPTMAGGLFAITKEYFHELGEYDQGMDIWGGENLEISFRIWMCGGKLEIIPCSRVGHVFRRRRPYGSPDGEDTLTYNSLRVAHVWMDEYIENFFKVRPDARDKKYGDVSSRIELRKRLQCKSFDWFMTNVYPELGPPQTKSKSSSKKANLSKIKKNSMEWKQVTAETLFRFQIQLSESELCIESEDDVTTKGSLLVLQKCAAIKRQMWYETSKHDIRLAQLLCLDAGERFPRLSKCHEMGSTQDWRHSTSTNTPIYNTAAGLCLGCSKEKAGEYVTLSICSQPESRNWNLLFHSLP; this is encoded by the exons ATGGTATCTGTAAGATACCAGTCCTTTTTTTTGGGCATTATTTTGACTTCTGTAACATGgattataattttatatttacattcAAAAGTTATGGACAACAAAATTATCAGTGAAAACTCTGCAGAGAATTttgcaaaatggaaactaagacCAAGGCTCAACAACATGCATCGCATTGCTCAAGTGGATGTTCCTTTCGTTGAATCAAAAGAACTAAGACTTCAAAacaattttgttgttaaaaagtattttcctaATAAAGAAAGCAACATGATAGATGGAGAGGATTTTGACTATAGCTCATTCATAAGCAAAAGTACCTCAAAACATATGGACGGAAATGATCAAAGTGCAATGAAAGTGTTGAATTCCTCTGATTTAGTTCACCTAGGAATGATCAAATCTCCTGAAGATCAAAGAATAAAAGATGAAGGTTATAAGAAGCATGCTTTTAATCTTCTTATCAGTGATCGAATAGGATATCGAAGGCTCATTCCTTATACTGCTCATGCTTT ATGCAAGAAACAGATGTATTCCAGAGATCTTCCAAAAGCCAGTATTGTTATATGTTTCTACAATGAAGCGTGGTCTACGTTGCTTCGTTTGATCTACTCTGTTCTCGAGCGTACACCTGAACATTTACTGCATGAAATCATTCTTATTGATGATTGCAGCGATGATG AAACATTTAGAGAAAAATTGAAGTTGTATCTTAGGGATCATGCTGGTGGAGAAAAAGTGAAATTGTTGAGAATCCAGAGGCGGGCTGGTTTAATGCGTGCACGGGTATTTGGTGCACAGCATGCTTCTGGTGAG GTTTTGGTGTTTTTGGATAGCCATTGTGAAGTTAACGAAGTTTGGCTTGAACCTCTTCTGGAACGTATCAAGCAAAACCAAACAACTGTTGTATGCCCTATCATTGATATCATCAATGCTGATACTTTTGAATATGTTTCATCTCCTATTGTCCGAGGTGGTTTTAACTGGGGCCTGCATTTCAAGTGGGATTCTGTTCAACCCAATCAGTTACGCAGCAAGGAGGATTTTGTTAAGCCAATAGA atcACCGACAATGGCAGGTGGTTTATTTGCTATAACAAAGGAATATTTTCATGAACTTGGTGAATATGATCAAGGCATGGATATATGGGGTGGCGAAAATTTGGAAATATCCTTCAGG ATTTGGATGTGTGGTGGTAAACTAGAAATTATACCCTGTTCACGAGTTGGACATGTATTTCGTCGTCGAAGGCCTTATGGTTCTCCAGATGGGGAGGACACTTTAACCTATAATTCTCTTCGAGTAGCCCATGTATGGATGGATGAGTACATT gaaaacttttttaaagttagacCTGATGCCAGGGACAAAAAATATGGTGATGTCTCCAGTAGAATTGAATTAAGGAAAAGACTCCAATGTAAGTCTTTTGACTGGTTTATGACTAATGTGTATCCAGAATTAGGTCCACCACAAACAAAAAGTAAATCATCAtcgaaaaaagcaaatttatctAAAATAAAGAAGAATTCTATGGAATGGAAACAAGTAACTGCTGAAACACTTTTTCGTTTTCAG ATTCAGTTGTCTGAGTCAGAACTTTGTATTGAATCAGAAGACGATGTAACTACTAAAGGGTCCTTACTTGTGCTACAGAAATGTGCTGCGATAAAGCGTCAG ATGTGGTACGAAACAAGTAAACATGACATTAGATTGGCCCAATTGCTGTGCTTAGATGCAGGTGAACGATTCCCTCGTCTTTCTAAATGCCATGAAATGGGAAGCACTCAAGACTGGAGACATTCTACTTCA ACAAATACTCCAATATATAATACTGCTGCTGGACTGTGTCTTGGTTGTAGTAAAGAAAAGGCTGGTGAATATGTTACACTTAGTATTTGCAGCCAACCTGAATCTCGAAATTGGAATCTGTTGTTTCATTCTCTGCCCTGA